The following proteins come from a genomic window of Lolium rigidum isolate FL_2022 chromosome 5, APGP_CSIRO_Lrig_0.1, whole genome shotgun sequence:
- the LOC124656047 gene encoding FBD-associated F-box protein At5g60610-like — MEAGSPSRRKRKLEEPPAATAEGGTHARQPPPGAGQGEEGGPTAVDRISDLPDPILADIISLLPTKGGARTQILASRWRHLWRSASLNLDCDCDGLARLGYGFPNDDHALAALIPRILSTHPGPGRRFCVPAIYLLSRPAAVDAWLGSPTLDGLCELEFCLVHVYEKARSVPSLPASAFRFSPTLRVVIIRKCHLHDSASQALYFPQLNQLALEDVVVSETSLHTIIAGCPALECLLIQGSSGFRCIRINSLTLRSFGVRVGSHPTHELGSQPTDELQLEELIIEDAPCLERLLRLDLFEELNVSITFAPKLQTIGCLSNKRVPSRSFMYGCAAVIEGLHLDRLAAVVCTVKTLAVDLFMNDLDTVIELMKCFPCLEKLYIESVPGWKNLWRRKHRDLIKTFDIRLKTIGLGFYRGIKSEVDFVTFFVLNAKVLELMIVHVSPQDYYRGFDAHQSKKLMFESRASRGARIHFTTGNCLRGASEINHVRDLDLTDPFISRCRHLVAR; from the exons ATGGAGGCGGGGAGTCCTAGTCGGAGGAAGAGGAAACTAGAAGAGCCGCCTGCGGCTACGGCGGAGGGAGGCACTCACGCCCGACAACCGCCGCCCGGAGCGGGCCAAGGCGAGGAAGGAGGCCCCACCGCCGTCGACCGCATCAGCGACCTCCCGGACCCCATCCTCGCCGACATCATCTCCCTCCTCCCCACCAAGGGCGGCGCCCGCACCCAGATCCTCGCGTCccggtggcgccacctctggcgcTCCGCCTCCCTCAACCTCGACTGCGACTGCGACGGCCTCGCCCGCCTCGGCTACGGCTTCCCCAACGATGACCATGCCCTCGCTGCCCTCATCCCTCGCATCCTCTCCACCCAccccggccccggccgccgcTTCTGCGTCCCCGCGATCTACCTCCTCTCCCGACCGGCTGCTGTCGACGCCTGGCTCGGCTCCCCAACCCTCGACGGCCTCTGCGAGCTCGAGTTCTGCCTCGTCCATGTCTATGAGAAAGCAAGGTCGGTGCCATCACTCCCGGCGTCCGCCTTCCGCTTCTCGCCCACCCTACGTGTCGTCATCATCCGCAAATGTCACCTCCATGACTCTGCTAGCCAGGCCCTTTACTTCCCCCAGCTTAACCAGCTCGCTCTTGAGGACGTCGTCGTGTCCGAGACCTCGCTGCACACCATTATTGCCGGCTGTCCTGCTCTGGAGTGCTTGCTGATTCAGGGCAGCTCCGGCTTCCGTTGCATCCGTATCAACTCACTTACCCTCAGAAGCTTCGGTGTGCGTGTTGGTTCTCACCCAACACATGAGCTTGGTTCTCAGCCAACAGATGAGCTCCAGCTCGAGGAACTTATCATCGAGGATGCTCCTTGCCTTGAAAGGTTGCTCCGTCTTGATCTATTTGAAGAACTCAATGTATCGATAACCTTCGCCCCTAAGCTGCAGACCATAGGCTGCCTTTCTAATAAGCGTGTCCCTTCCAGAAGTTTCATGTATGGTTGTGCCGCAGTTATTGAG GGATTGCATCTCGATAGGCTGGCTGCGGTGGTATGCACTGTCAAGACATTAGCTGTTGATTTGTTTATGAATGATCTGGATACAGTTATTGAGTTGATGAAATGCTTTCCCTGCTTGGAGAAGTTGTACATTGAG TCTGTGCCAGGTTGGAAAAATTTATGGCGCCGTAAACATCGGGATCTTATTAAAACTTTTGATATTCGGTTAAAGACAATAGGATTGGGATTCTACCGGGGCATCAAGTCAGAAGTTGACTTCGTCACATTCTTCGTCCTGAATGCAAAAGTGCTTGAGTTAATGATAGTTCATGTTAGCCCCCAGGATTATTATCGGGGATTTGATGCACATCAGTCTAAGAAGCTGATGTTTGAGAGCAGAGCTTCCAGAGGTGCTCGGATTCACTTTACAACCGGTAATTGTCTCCGTGGTGCTTCAGAAATCAACCACGTTCGTGATTTGGATCTAACTGATCCCTTCATAAGTAGATGTCGACATTTAGTAGCTCGTTAG
- the LOC124656045 gene encoding septin and tuftelin-interacting protein 1 homolog 1-like, giving the protein MMASMGFKPGTGLGKDGQGIVAPLEGVSRPAHAGLGSVDEHMPFFHGKENLPPPPPPPAEEEESEPPRWSRKAGAARKSSAPFLVLSKNALLTTCAEQDEQVQPMVVEKVIDMRGPQPRVLTDLTGLNDGQEMEVDEDLPMPELQYNLRALVDQAAADITGLDEQLQREKEDVASLTREKNRLAEQEALRGHELHVMEAITGALEQVRADEAAGVLTPEALLVTFRGLKTRHEEVFELCGLAWIACEFLRPLLVRACHGWQPLRDPSFGLELMTQWKDFLQQQQHPQHYDFRSDYIDPYAQLLLDVILPVVRASGANLWDARDPEPMLRFIESWEELLPPVVLESTLEDVIMPKLSAAIVSWDRENVPIHAWVHPWLPILGQARTETLCHSVRYKLSTGVLRSWKSHDASAYAALSPWKGVFDPASWEAMITRYIVPKLKLALQELQISPAVNSQELDQFKDQVMIWASATSASHMIHLLEVEFFSKWLLVLYHWLRSTDPDFDEVVYWYKSWRGILPPELIAHRRVRMLLAAGLVMMDNASEGREVLLPGAAREAVGCPEAAEDRQFDAAHGAPQQVPGGAAMEDLSFKDRILAYAEGHGLKFTPRAGKFYNCVPVYEFGCVRVHLDSVKGLLYAQGQGSWSSVTLAQLMEMNRMATPC; this is encoded by the coding sequence ATGATGGCCAGCATGGGGTTCAAGCCCGGCACGGGCCTCGGCAAGGACGGGCAGGGgatcgtcgcgccgctggagggcgTCTCACGCCCCGCCCACGCCGGGCTCGGCAGCGTCGACGAGCACATGCCCTTCTTCCACGGCAAGGAgaacctgccgccgccgcccccgccgcccgccgaggaggaggaatcGGAACCGCCACGGTGGTCCAGGAAGGCCGGCGCCGCGAGGAAGAGTTCTGCTCCTTTCCTCGTCCTGTCGAAGAACGCGCTGCTGACGACGTGTGCCGAGCAGGACGAGCAGGTACAACCCATGGTTGTGGAGAAGGTGATCGACATGCGAGGCCCTCAGCCGCGCGTGCTGACGGACCTGACAGGGCTCAACGACGGACAAGAAATGGAGGTTGATGAAGACCTGCCGATGCCGGAGCTGCAGTACAATCTCCGGGCGCTCGTCGACCAGGCCGCGGCGGACATAACAGGCCTGGACGAGCAGCTGCAGCGGGAGAAGGAGGACGTGGCTAGCCTGACGCGTGAGAAAAACAGATTGGCAGAGCAGGAGGCTTTGCGCGGACACGAGCTGCATGTCATGGAGGCCATCACCGGGGCTCTCGAGCAGGTCCGGGCGGACGAGGCGGCCGGCGTGCTGACTCCGGAAGCCCTGCTCGTCACCTTCCGGGGACTGAAGACGCGCCACGAGGAGGTGTTCGAGCTCTGCGGCCTCGCATGGATCGCCTGCGAATTCTTGCGTCCCCTGCTGGTCCGGGCGTGCCATGGGTGGCAGCCGCTGCGTGATCCCTCGTTCGGGTTGGAACTAATGACGCAGTGGAAGGATtttcttcagcagcagcagcatccgcAGCATTATGATTTCAGATCAGATTACATTGATCCATACGCTCAGCTTCTGCTCGATGTGATTCTGCCGGTTGTCAGGGCATCGGGTGCTAATTTATGGGATGCTCGGGATCCCGAGCCAATGCTTCGGTTTATCGAGTCGTGGGAAGAGCTGCTGCCTCCAGTTGTGCTTGAATCAACATTGGAAGATGTGATCATGCCGAAGCTCTCTGCCGCCATCGTCTCCTGGGATCGCGAGAATGTGCCGATCCATGCGTGGGTGCACCCATGGCTACCGATTCTGGGGCAAGCCAGGACAGAGACCCTGTGTCATTCTGTTCGGTACAAGCTGAGCACCGGCGTCCTCCGCTCATGGAAATCGCACGACGCCTCGGCCTACGCTGCCCTATCTCCATGGAAGGGCGTGTTTGATCCGGCGAGCTGGGAGGCCATGATTACGCGGTACATCGTTCCCAAGCTGAAGCTGGCACTGCAGGAGTTGCAGATCAGCCCGGCTGTTAACAGCCAGGAGCTCGACCAGTTCAAAGACCAGGTGATGATCTGGGCCTCTGCTACCTCGGCGAGCCATATGATCCATTTGTTGGAGGTGGAATTCTTCAGCAAATGGCTACTGGTCCTCTACCATTGGCTGCGTTCCACGGATCCTGATTTCGACGAGGTCGTGTACTGGTACAAGAGCTGGAGGGGGATTTTGCCACCAGAGTTGATCGCACATCGTCGTGTACGGATGCTTCTGGCTGCTGGCCTTGTCATGATGGACAATGCTTCCGAAGGGCGTGAGGTGTTGCTGCCTGGGGCGGCAAGGGAGGCTGTGGGCTGTCCGGAAGCAGCAGAGGATCGACAATTCGATGCGGCGCACGGAGCACCGCAACAAGTGCCAGGAggagcggccatggaggatttgAGTTTCAAGGACCGCATCTTGGCGTATGCAGAGGGACACGGCTTGAAGTTTACGCCCAGAGCTGGCAAGTTCTACAATTGTGTTCCGGTCTATGAGTTTGGCTGCGTAAGAGTCCACCTAGACTCGGTGAAGGGGCTGCTTTATGCGCAAGGTCAAGGATCATGGAGTTCTGTGACTCTTGCGCAATTGATGGAGATGAACCGGATGGCAACACCATGCTAA